From Desulfuromonas soudanensis, the proteins below share one genomic window:
- a CDS encoding AAA family ATPase encodes MYVRLPEKRIRQIEALVAGWGFETRLFVLRRLRQYDPSRSFFSLLFAWLRRLLHPQERSFKLLRDPEQLSDWRRRFEVAGSQSALAAWNRILEKELDWHDYQYLVFLLERETADIYVPPSFLEIFRKIYHAHILKEYTEDPAVPRAPLVLVIGGSGSGKSATVRQALEEAVFSSEVRPVVDLQAQCDEVLADQPFWRSLEEVDPELAVRIERRRKAERLRLWARLPGFKYFFRERIGQALSALEEEGVWVDYAMITPNDYQTAWAGEPGNYLRKAMGDPQRTCIRHIEEAHSAFGRPDQMSSVKGQQATLVDAANILLDEISFGRRDCLLIATSDQPEQFDPAVYRRFVERGLVLDVGELWDDAASLQEVVRMELRRHNFTFGTLPGSGGRTLSEADLAGTVARLAPIFRERSLRITPAYVRRLIDSIIALRGDYSLADLDDQFLVRDALKAVARNAHGTLYKKVVGHLERGIRWEDYIGAIKNEFSEMANNALFYNVNDEKGVVLTGPPGSGKTYMVRAWLGDNREVQDLVVNLGDLADPVNPLEGMVDNLERVYDIAKMLSPAMVFFDEGDSVAPRRSSQGGNPYDKVTNRFLSIIDGESPLSRVFTVLTTNRLDILDPALIRSKRLKVLAVTGHMRDEDALRIMRKEMAGIPLAEGLGFEEMVRIARSLCETPADFTAYAEKVRSLRATEIEVIGKLMEAVRGSEEERVRFVRFNYKTLLGLLEGGDGEPGLALQCRHGEEGLLSVLDGVAQLLEHVREVGIYPVTRWHLASARAQLGASPTRRGKQQLDEFLETELSREPQVGFVVGVGANDVSGVLLPVASALVYRVFPEKVVVTGAVSSAAAGAAELDLAVQMTRQSAQEALTLVENYLQSLAPQHNVSRLLGEFLEGYTIHHQLLSASYNVGGPSAGFALAINTLSVLLCLPVLNDFGITGAPWIKGAQAGEVGASVIIGGHRKKAEKVLQYLRRMYMPLQNYQDLEPEVLDAYRLEGRDIRGVRSFSALVPEVFDFGPEHRGRQSLFMERRIAADLGGGAADQLAEMEVQLRGEAEEELRRRLEALRRFVSAGTAHGHLSLEALFEVDKKPDLKGRA; translated from the coding sequence GTGTACGTCCGGCTCCCGGAGAAGCGCATCAGGCAGATTGAGGCGCTGGTCGCCGGGTGGGGGTTCGAAACCCGCCTTTTCGTGCTGCGCCGCCTGCGCCAATACGATCCGTCCCGCTCCTTCTTCAGCCTCCTCTTTGCCTGGTTGCGCCGCCTGCTCCATCCCCAGGAGCGCAGTTTCAAACTCCTGCGCGACCCCGAGCAGCTCTCCGACTGGCGGCGTCGTTTCGAGGTGGCCGGGTCGCAGAGCGCCCTGGCAGCCTGGAACCGGATCCTCGAAAAAGAACTCGACTGGCACGATTACCAGTACCTGGTCTTCCTCCTCGAGCGGGAAACCGCCGATATCTACGTCCCTCCGTCCTTCCTCGAAATCTTCCGCAAGATCTACCACGCCCACATTCTCAAGGAGTACACCGAGGATCCGGCGGTCCCCCGCGCCCCCCTGGTGCTGGTGATCGGCGGCTCGGGGAGCGGCAAGAGCGCCACGGTGCGTCAGGCCCTCGAAGAGGCGGTGTTTTCCTCCGAGGTGCGGCCGGTGGTCGATCTGCAGGCGCAGTGCGACGAGGTGCTGGCCGACCAGCCGTTCTGGCGGAGTCTGGAGGAGGTCGATCCGGAACTGGCGGTGCGAATCGAGCGCCGGCGCAAGGCCGAACGCCTGCGCCTCTGGGCCCGTCTGCCGGGGTTCAAGTATTTCTTCCGCGAGAGGATCGGCCAGGCCCTCTCGGCCCTCGAAGAGGAGGGGGTCTGGGTCGACTACGCGATGATCACGCCCAACGATTATCAGACCGCCTGGGCCGGAGAGCCCGGCAACTACCTGCGCAAGGCGATGGGCGATCCCCAGCGCACCTGCATCCGCCACATCGAGGAGGCCCACAGCGCCTTCGGCCGCCCCGATCAGATGAGCAGCGTCAAGGGGCAGCAGGCGACCCTCGTCGATGCCGCCAACATCCTCCTCGACGAGATCTCCTTCGGCCGCCGCGACTGCCTGCTGATCGCCACCAGCGACCAGCCCGAGCAGTTCGACCCCGCCGTCTACCGCCGTTTCGTCGAGCGGGGGCTGGTCCTCGATGTCGGCGAACTCTGGGACGATGCGGCGAGTCTGCAGGAGGTGGTGCGGATGGAGCTGCGCCGCCACAATTTCACCTTCGGCACTCTCCCGGGGAGCGGGGGGCGCACGCTCAGCGAAGCCGATCTGGCCGGGACGGTGGCACGCCTGGCTCCCATCTTTCGCGAGCGCAGCCTGCGCATTACCCCGGCCTATGTGCGCCGGCTCATCGACTCGATCATCGCATTGCGCGGCGATTATTCCCTGGCCGACCTCGACGACCAGTTCCTGGTCCGCGACGCCCTCAAGGCGGTGGCGCGCAACGCCCACGGCACCCTCTACAAGAAGGTGGTCGGCCACCTGGAGAGGGGGATCCGCTGGGAGGACTACATCGGCGCCATCAAGAACGAATTTTCCGAGATGGCCAACAATGCCCTCTTCTACAACGTCAACGACGAAAAGGGGGTGGTCCTCACCGGCCCCCCCGGCTCGGGGAAGACCTACATGGTGCGGGCCTGGCTGGGGGACAACCGCGAGGTGCAGGATCTGGTGGTCAATCTCGGCGACCTGGCCGATCCGGTCAATCCCCTCGAGGGGATGGTCGACAACCTGGAGCGGGTCTACGACATCGCCAAGATGCTCTCCCCGGCGATGGTCTTCTTCGACGAAGGGGATTCCGTCGCCCCGCGGCGCTCATCCCAGGGGGGAAACCCCTACGACAAGGTCACCAACCGCTTTCTCTCCATCATCGACGGCGAATCCCCCCTCTCCCGGGTCTTTACCGTTCTGACCACCAATCGCCTCGATATCCTCGATCCGGCGCTGATCCGCTCCAAGCGTCTCAAGGTCCTCGCCGTCACAGGCCACATGCGGGACGAGGACGCCCTGCGGATCATGCGCAAGGAGATGGCGGGGATCCCCCTTGCCGAGGGGCTGGGGTTCGAGGAGATGGTGCGCATCGCCCGCAGCCTCTGCGAGACCCCGGCCGACTTTACCGCCTATGCCGAGAAGGTGCGCTCCCTGCGCGCCACAGAGATCGAGGTGATCGGCAAGCTGATGGAGGCGGTGCGCGGCTCGGAGGAGGAGCGGGTCCGCTTCGTGCGCTTCAACTACAAGACCCTCCTCGGGCTCCTCGAAGGGGGGGACGGGGAGCCGGGACTGGCGCTGCAGTGTCGCCACGGCGAGGAGGGGCTCCTCTCGGTTCTCGACGGGGTGGCGCAGCTGCTCGAGCATGTGCGGGAGGTGGGGATCTATCCGGTGACCCGCTGGCACCTGGCCAGCGCCCGGGCGCAGCTCGGCGCCAGCCCGACCCGGAGGGGGAAGCAGCAGCTCGACGAGTTTCTCGAGACCGAACTCTCCCGCGAGCCGCAGGTCGGCTTCGTGGTCGGCGTCGGGGCCAACGACGTCAGCGGCGTCCTCCTTCCCGTCGCCTCGGCCCTGGTTTACCGGGTCTTCCCCGAAAAAGTCGTGGTCACCGGCGCCGTCTCCTCCGCCGCTGCCGGCGCGGCGGAACTCGACCTGGCGGTGCAGATGACCCGGCAGAGCGCCCAGGAGGCGCTGACCCTGGTGGAAAATTACCTGCAGTCCCTGGCTCCGCAGCACAACGTCTCCCGGCTCCTCGGCGAGTTTCTCGAAGGGTACACCATCCATCACCAGCTCCTCTCCGCCTCCTACAACGTCGGCGGGCCGTCGGCGGGATTTGCCCTGGCCATCAATACCCTCTCGGTCCTCCTCTGCCTGCCGGTCCTCAACGATTTCGGCATCACCGGCGCGCCGTGGATCAAGGGGGCGCAGGCGGGGGAGGTCGGCGCCTCGGTGATCATCGGCGGCCACCGCAAGAAGGCGGAAAAGGTTCTGCAGTACCTGCGCCGGATGTACATGCCGCTGCAGAACTACCAGGATCTCGAGCCCGAGGTTCTCGACGCCTATCGCCTCGAAGGACGGGACATCCGCGGCGTGCGCAGCTTCTCCGCCCTGGTTCCCGAGGTCTTCGATTTCGGTCCGGAGCATCGGGGGCGCCAGTCGCTCTTTATGGAGCGGCGCATCGCCGCCGATCTGGGGGGAGGGGCGGCGGACCAGCTCGCCGAGATGGAGGTGCAGCTGCGCGGGGAGGCCGAAGAGGAGCTTCGCCGCCGGCTCGAGGCGTTGCGGAGATTTGTCTCAGCGGGGACGGCGCATGGTCATCTCAGCCTTGAGGCGTTGTTCGAAGTCGACAAAAAACCCGATCTGAAGGGACGGGCTTGA
- a CDS encoding Hsp20/alpha crystallin family protein, which translates to MAIVNPDPMLELKLMQEKMDRLFDPNRAGGYGEPLESGVWQPAVDIYEDDREVVVKMELPEVEQKDIDLHIEGNTLIIQGERKLEREEKKQNYHRIERCYGTFRRSFVLSASVDQEKVRATCNQGVLKVVLLKKNRGEARQIDIEAD; encoded by the coding sequence ATGGCCATCGTCAACCCCGATCCGATGCTGGAATTGAAACTGATGCAGGAGAAGATGGACCGGCTCTTCGATCCGAACCGGGCGGGGGGCTACGGCGAGCCGCTGGAGTCGGGGGTCTGGCAGCCGGCGGTGGACATCTACGAGGACGATCGCGAGGTGGTGGTCAAGATGGAACTCCCCGAGGTGGAGCAGAAGGACATCGACCTCCATATCGAGGGGAATACCCTGATCATCCAGGGGGAGCGCAAGCTCGAGAGGGAGGAGAAGAAGCAGAATTACCACCGCATCGAGCGCTGCTACGGCACCTTCCGCCGCAGTTTCGTCCTCTCGGCCAGTGTCGACCAGGAGAAGGTCCGGGCCACATGCAACCAGGGGGTCCTCAAGGTCGTCCTGTTGAAAAAGAACCGGGGCGAGGCGCGGCAGATCGATATCGAAGCCGACTGA
- a CDS encoding mechanosensitive ion channel family protein, with the protein MLETLSQLFSQTFLGIALGRFAAAFALLILTLILKKVLGHLFVTVLFPFAGKTETSYDDQALDCIRKPAEFLVVIAGLFAAVQILQLPPEPVDLPGFAATFLKILVIFDMAWVLFNLVAVLNTFLCTLVSRTESTLDDNLLPFVRKSLRIFIVFMAVLMAIQSLGFSISTLLASLGIGGLAVALAARDTISNLFGSLMIILDRPFHIGDWVKAGDIEGTVEEVGFRSTKIRTFAKTLVSVPNSTITNMAIDNLSRMPKRRIMLTIGVTYRTTPKEMRDAVAAIRAMLGSHPAIDQEFSLVNFTEFGASSLDILVYCFTTTTAWAEYLAAREDVCLQIMDILEGMGLEFAFPSRTVYLAGGETRSPSEDRVESEKLVI; encoded by the coding sequence ATGCTCGAAACCCTGTCGCAGCTTTTCTCCCAAACCTTTCTCGGCATCGCCCTCGGCCGCTTCGCCGCCGCCTTTGCCCTGCTCATCCTGACCCTGATCCTCAAAAAGGTCCTCGGCCACCTCTTTGTCACCGTCCTCTTCCCCTTCGCCGGCAAAACGGAGACCAGCTACGACGACCAGGCCCTGGACTGCATCCGCAAGCCGGCGGAATTTCTCGTCGTCATCGCCGGACTCTTTGCCGCGGTGCAGATTCTCCAGCTGCCGCCGGAGCCGGTGGATCTCCCCGGCTTCGCGGCAACCTTTCTCAAAATTCTCGTTATCTTCGATATGGCCTGGGTCCTCTTCAACCTGGTGGCGGTTCTCAATACCTTTCTCTGTACCCTGGTCAGCCGCACCGAGTCGACCCTCGACGACAATCTCCTCCCCTTCGTGCGCAAGAGTCTGAGAATCTTCATCGTCTTCATGGCGGTTCTGATGGCCATACAGAGCCTCGGCTTCTCCATCTCCACCCTTCTGGCCTCCCTCGGCATCGGCGGCCTCGCCGTGGCCCTGGCGGCCCGGGACACGATCTCCAACCTCTTCGGCTCGCTGATGATCATCCTCGACCGTCCCTTTCATATCGGCGACTGGGTCAAGGCCGGGGACATCGAAGGAACCGTCGAGGAGGTCGGCTTTCGCTCCACCAAGATCCGCACCTTCGCCAAGACCCTGGTCAGCGTCCCCAACAGCACTATCACCAACATGGCCATCGACAACCTCAGCCGCATGCCGAAGCGGCGCATCATGCTCACCATCGGCGTCACCTACCGGACGACGCCGAAAGAGATGCGCGACGCCGTCGCCGCCATCCGCGCCATGCTCGGCAGCCATCCGGCCATCGATCAGGAGTTTTCCCTCGTCAACTTCACCGAATTCGGCGCCTCCTCCCTCGACATCCTCGTCTACTGTTTCACCACCACCACCGCCTGGGCGGAGTACCTCGCAGCGCGGGAGGACGTCTGCCTGCAGATCATGGATATCCTCGAAGGGATGGGGCTCGAGTTCGCCTTCCCGAGCCGCACGGTTTACCTGGCCGGCGGGGAAACCAGGAGCCCGTCGGAGGATAGGGTCGAGAGCGAAAAACTCGTAATTTGA
- a CDS encoding aconitate hydratase yields MKGENLTRKILAAHLAEGELTPGEEIAIRIDHTLLQDATGTMAMLEFETLGLERVKVGLAAQYVDHNLLQTDNKNADDHRYLQTACARYGIHFSRPGNGVSHQVHMERFGRPGLTMIGADSHTPGAAGVSMLAIGAGGLDVALAMAGHPYHLPCPKVLGVRLTGKLPDWVSAKDVILEMLRRYGVKGCVGKILEYHGPGVATLSATDRETIGNMGTELGATTTVFPSDARTKEYLQAQGRGDAWQELSADPGCSYDEEAELDLSQVEPLIACPTSPGNVKRVREVAGVKVDQAIVGSSVNSSFRDLMVVARIVEGRHAHPETSFHINPGSRQVLENIADQGGVMPLLLAGARIHQSGCLGCIGMGQAPGTGQVSLRTFPRNFPGRSGTKDDQVYLCSPETAAAAALKGVITDPRDLGREMAYPRIEDPKKYLVDESSILFPNSDGEKTEIVRGPNIKPLPDFEPLPETLEAEVVLQVEDNVSTDTIMPAGNKVLPLRSNIEAISEFVYYQINPDFHRECREKGNVIVVGGENYGQGSSREHAALAPRFLGVRAKIVKSFARIHKANLCNFGILPLTFQNPDDFALFEKGKTVRFPGVKKHLEKGATEIPVEIDGKTVLTSLDVSERQRRNLIAGGTLNLVRRELKK; encoded by the coding sequence ATGAAGGGCGAAAATCTCACACGAAAAATACTCGCCGCCCATCTTGCCGAAGGGGAACTGACCCCCGGCGAGGAGATCGCCATCAGGATCGACCACACCCTCCTTCAGGACGCCACGGGGACGATGGCCATGCTCGAGTTCGAGACCCTGGGGCTCGAACGGGTGAAGGTCGGCCTGGCGGCCCAGTATGTCGATCACAACCTGCTGCAGACCGACAACAAGAATGCCGACGACCACCGGTATCTGCAGACCGCCTGCGCCCGCTACGGCATCCACTTCTCCCGTCCCGGCAACGGCGTCTCCCATCAGGTGCACATGGAGCGCTTCGGCCGTCCGGGGCTGACCATGATCGGCGCCGACAGCCACACCCCCGGCGCCGCCGGGGTCAGCATGCTCGCCATCGGCGCCGGCGGCCTCGACGTCGCCCTGGCCATGGCCGGCCACCCCTATCACCTCCCCTGCCCGAAGGTCCTCGGCGTCCGGCTCACCGGGAAGCTCCCCGACTGGGTGAGCGCCAAGGACGTCATCCTCGAGATGCTCAGGCGCTACGGCGTCAAGGGGTGCGTCGGCAAGATCCTCGAATATCACGGCCCCGGGGTGGCCACCCTCTCGGCGACGGACCGCGAGACGATCGGCAACATGGGGACCGAACTCGGCGCCACGACCACCGTCTTCCCCTCCGACGCGCGGACGAAAGAGTATCTGCAGGCCCAGGGACGGGGGGACGCCTGGCAGGAGCTCTCGGCCGACCCCGGCTGCTCCTACGACGAGGAGGCAGAACTCGACCTTTCCCAGGTCGAGCCCCTCATCGCCTGCCCGACCTCCCCGGGGAACGTCAAGCGGGTGCGGGAGGTGGCGGGGGTCAAGGTCGACCAGGCCATCGTCGGCTCGAGCGTCAACTCCTCCTTCCGCGACCTGATGGTGGTGGCCCGCATCGTCGAGGGGCGCCATGCCCATCCGGAAACTTCCTTCCACATCAATCCCGGGAGCCGCCAGGTCCTGGAGAACATCGCCGACCAGGGGGGCGTCATGCCGCTCCTCCTCGCCGGGGCCCGCATCCACCAGAGCGGCTGTCTGGGGTGCATCGGCATGGGGCAGGCGCCGGGGACAGGTCAGGTGAGCCTGCGCACCTTTCCCCGCAACTTCCCCGGCCGCTCGGGGACCAAGGACGATCAGGTCTACCTCTGTTCCCCGGAGACCGCCGCCGCCGCGGCCCTGAAGGGGGTGATTACCGATCCCCGCGACCTCGGCAGGGAAATGGCCTATCCCCGGATCGAGGATCCGAAAAAATACCTCGTCGACGAATCGTCCATCCTCTTCCCCAACTCTGACGGGGAAAAAACCGAGATCGTGCGCGGCCCCAACATCAAACCCCTCCCCGACTTCGAGCCTTTGCCCGAAACCCTCGAGGCCGAAGTGGTGCTGCAAGTGGAGGACAACGTCTCCACCGACACCATCATGCCGGCCGGCAACAAGGTTCTCCCCCTGCGCTCCAACATCGAGGCGATCAGCGAGTTTGTCTACTACCAGATCAACCCCGATTTTCACAGGGAGTGCAGGGAGAAGGGGAACGTGATCGTGGTCGGCGGCGAAAACTACGGGCAGGGTTCAAGCCGCGAACATGCCGCCCTGGCGCCGCGCTTCCTCGGCGTCCGGGCCAAGATCGTCAAGAGCTTCGCCCGGATCCACAAGGCCAATCTCTGCAACTTCGGCATCCTGCCGCTGACCTTCCAAAACCCCGACGACTTCGCCCTCTTCGAAAAGGGGAAGACGGTGCGCTTCCCCGGGGTGAAGAAACACCTCGAAAAAGGGGCGACGGAAATTCCTGTGGAAATCGACGGGAAGACGGTTCTCACCTCCCTCGACGTCTCGGAACGCCAGCGCCGAAACCTCATCGCCGGCGGAACCTTGAATCTGGTGCGTCGGGAGCTGAAGAAATAA
- a CDS encoding recombinase family protein — translation MATGMRIGYARVSSSGQRLDVQLDRLSDCNRIFHEKVSGKSTKGRPELQSALDFVRDGDVFVVTKLDRLARSVVDLAGIVQKLEAKKVDLVVLDQGIDTTTMYGRLQFNILAAIGEFERELIKERSTEGRIKAIARGVKFGARPKLKKQEIQDLIRDFEAPGCSKTEIAEHYGISRSSVYRLYTESRPQSV, via the coding sequence ATGGCGACGGGAATGCGAATCGGTTATGCAAGGGTCAGTTCGTCCGGGCAAAGGCTCGATGTCCAACTGGATCGGCTGTCGGACTGCAATCGGATTTTCCATGAAAAGGTCTCCGGAAAATCAACCAAGGGTAGACCGGAGCTGCAGAGCGCCCTCGATTTCGTGCGGGACGGAGACGTTTTTGTGGTAACCAAGCTCGATCGCCTCGCTCGATCGGTGGTTGATTTGGCAGGAATTGTCCAGAAGCTTGAAGCCAAAAAGGTGGATTTGGTGGTCCTTGACCAGGGAATCGACACAACGACAATGTATGGACGGCTCCAGTTCAATATTCTCGCAGCCATTGGCGAGTTCGAACGGGAGTTGATCAAGGAGCGATCTACTGAGGGCCGCATCAAGGCAATAGCCAGGGGCGTAAAGTTTGGCGCCAGGCCGAAATTGAAAAAACAGGAAATTCAGGACCTGATCAGAGACTTTGAAGCTCCAGGGTGCAGCAAGACTGAGATCGCTGAGCATTACGGCATCAGCCGCTCATCAGTCTACAGACTCTACACAGAGAGCCGCCCACAAAGTGTCTGA
- a CDS encoding AbrB/MazE/SpoVT family DNA-binding domain-containing protein: MGTLATTKMSSKGQVVIPEEVRKRLNLKAGAQFVVVGENDVVILKSISQPSISEFDELIAKARREAKASGLKQNHIEEAIAQVRGRK; this comes from the coding sequence ATGGGAACCCTGGCAACAACCAAAATGTCGTCCAAAGGGCAAGTCGTTATTCCCGAAGAGGTACGAAAGCGACTCAACCTCAAGGCCGGTGCACAATTCGTTGTGGTTGGCGAGAATGATGTCGTCATCCTGAAATCGATTTCCCAGCCATCGATTTCGGAATTTGACGAGCTCATCGCCAAGGCCCGTCGGGAAGCCAAGGCTTCAGGTTTGAAGCAGAACCATATCGAGGAAGCCATCGCCCAGGTGCGCGGACGGAAATGA
- a CDS encoding putative toxin-antitoxin system toxin component, PIN family encodes MRIVLDTNVFISGIFFSGPPHRILQGWRDGRVHLVLSPEIFEEYQRVAEVLHKQFPAVDLSAILDLVLVEAEMCQVEPLSEAVCADPDDDKFIACALSSGSKLIVSGDKHLLDVAGYRGIEILKPRPFVDKHLLD; translated from the coding sequence ATGAGAATCGTCCTTGACACCAACGTCTTCATTTCCGGGATATTCTTCTCCGGGCCACCCCATCGTATTCTCCAGGGGTGGCGAGACGGACGGGTTCATTTGGTGCTCTCGCCTGAGATTTTTGAGGAGTACCAGAGAGTTGCGGAGGTTTTGCATAAGCAATTTCCTGCGGTGGATTTATCGGCAATCCTTGATTTGGTGCTCGTCGAAGCAGAGATGTGCCAGGTTGAGCCTCTTTCCGAGGCGGTCTGCGCTGACCCGGATGATGACAAATTCATTGCCTGTGCCTTGTCCAGTGGCAGCAAGTTGATTGTCAGCGGTGACAAGCATCTTCTCGATGTCGCGGGGTACCGGGGGATCGAGATCCTTAAGCCGAGACCATTTGTGGACAAACATTTACTCGACTAG
- a CDS encoding IS5 family transposase, with protein MRGEDQNQQAMFSYVSPEARVPKDHPLRPIRIMVDSAFNDLAPLFREMYSHTGRPSIPPEQLLRASLLQVLYSIRSERMLVEQLDYNLLFRWFVGLSMDDKVWNHSTFSKNRERLMQFEVATAFFQATKGLAERAGLMSKDHFTVDGTLIEAWASMKSFRPKDDQDQDPPATGGRNPDVDFKGQKRKNDTHQSITDPDARLLKKGKGKESKLCYMGHALMENRNGMVVDSRLTLANGTAEWDAALEMVENLPGTNRVTVGADKGYDVPVFVDGLRERLATPHVARKDKGTAIDERTTRHEGYRVSQRIRKRVEEIFGWLKTVGCLRKTRHRGLDLVGWIFEFAMSAYNLTRMRNLIWST; from the coding sequence ATGCGCGGAGAAGACCAGAATCAACAGGCCATGTTCAGTTATGTTTCACCGGAAGCTCGGGTTCCCAAGGATCACCCCTTGCGTCCGATTCGGATCATGGTCGACAGCGCCTTCAATGATCTGGCTCCCTTGTTTCGGGAGATGTATTCGCATACCGGCCGGCCGTCAATTCCGCCGGAGCAGCTCTTGCGAGCCTCTTTACTGCAAGTGCTCTACTCCATTCGTAGCGAGCGGATGCTGGTTGAGCAACTGGATTACAACCTGTTGTTTCGTTGGTTCGTCGGGCTGTCCATGGACGACAAGGTCTGGAATCATTCCACCTTCTCCAAGAACCGGGAGCGCCTGATGCAATTCGAGGTTGCGACGGCGTTTTTCCAGGCGACCAAGGGACTTGCCGAGCGGGCCGGACTGATGTCGAAAGACCACTTTACCGTAGATGGAACCCTGATCGAAGCCTGGGCCTCGATGAAAAGTTTCCGCCCCAAGGATGATCAGGATCAAGACCCGCCAGCAACGGGCGGCCGCAACCCTGATGTTGATTTCAAAGGACAAAAGCGCAAGAACGACACGCATCAGTCGATCACCGATCCGGATGCCCGACTCCTCAAAAAGGGCAAAGGAAAGGAATCGAAACTCTGCTACATGGGTCATGCCCTGATGGAAAACCGCAACGGCATGGTGGTCGACAGCCGCCTGACTCTGGCCAATGGCACCGCCGAATGGGATGCCGCCCTGGAGATGGTTGAAAATCTGCCGGGCACAAATCGGGTCACGGTCGGCGCAGACAAGGGCTACGATGTTCCGGTCTTCGTCGATGGTTTACGGGAACGGTTGGCAACGCCGCATGTGGCTCGGAAAGACAAGGGCACTGCGATTGATGAACGAACCACCCGTCATGAAGGCTACCGGGTCAGCCAGAGAATCCGCAAGCGGGTTGAAGAAATCTTCGGCTGGCTCAAAACTGTCGGCTGTCTGCGCAAGACGCGACATCGAGGGCTTGACCTGGTCGGTTGGATATTCGAATTCGCCATGAGCGCTTATAATTTGACCCGAATGCGTAACTTGATTTGGTCAACATAG
- a CDS encoding SOUL family heme-binding protein, giving the protein MTISTAENRFRLIATVALFIFAGVVHAMATEEAPYTVLKTDHIFELREYPPQILAEIIVEGELEDAGSKAFRPLFRYISGDNRSRGKIAMTAPVSQEQLGEKISMTAPVSQQRVQGKWAVSFMMPPSYTLETLPVPDDPDIKLRQVPARQVATVRYSGFWSEKKYQLYKEKLEKWIKDNRFTVTGEPVWARYNPPFTPWFMRRNEIQIPVDAGAD; this is encoded by the coding sequence ATGACCATATCGACAGCGGAAAACCGGTTCAGATTGATCGCAACGGTAGCCTTATTCATATTCGCAGGAGTGGTGCACGCCATGGCAACAGAAGAAGCCCCCTACACTGTTCTGAAAACAGACCATATCTTCGAATTGCGCGAATACCCGCCCCAGATCCTGGCCGAAATCATTGTGGAGGGAGAGTTGGAAGATGCGGGTAGCAAGGCCTTCAGACCGCTGTTTCGTTACATCTCCGGTGACAACAGATCACGCGGTAAGATTGCCATGACGGCTCCTGTTTCTCAGGAGCAACTGGGAGAGAAAATATCCATGACCGCGCCGGTCAGTCAGCAGAGAGTACAAGGGAAGTGGGCTGTAAGTTTCATGATGCCGCCATCATACACCCTGGAAACTCTGCCGGTTCCTGATGATCCAGACATCAAGCTCCGACAGGTTCCTGCTCGCCAGGTTGCAACTGTGCGCTATTCCGGTTTCTGGAGTGAGAAAAAATATCAGCTCTACAAAGAAAAACTGGAAAAATGGATCAAGGATAACCGCTTTACTGTTACCGGTGAACCGGTCTGGGCACGTTATAACCCTCCTTTTACACCGTGGTTCATGCGCCGAAATGAGATCCAGATTCCGGTAGATGCCGGAGCTGACTGA
- a CDS encoding CvfB family protein, whose product MLELGRFNTLTVSSIDRSGAHLQGGSEEVILPRTELPEGIAEGDRLTAFVYRRGAGPLEATLRTPKAQVGEFAFLEVRETAPFGAFLDWGLAKDLLVPLAEQPEKMVAGRKYLVKIGLDNEGRVVGTARIDRCLESEEIRLEEGEEVALQVRCMTDLGAKMIINDLYDGLLYRDELWPGATVGERRTGYVKKIRADNKIDVTLRRSGAEVTSEAREAILAALKKSGFLPLHDGSSPEEIRSRLGMSKKTFKKALGALYREKLVDLGSDGTRLRNH is encoded by the coding sequence ATGCTCGAACTCGGCCGCTTCAATACCCTGACCGTCTCCTCCATCGACCGCTCCGGCGCCCACCTGCAGGGCGGCTCCGAAGAGGTCATCCTCCCCCGCACCGAGTTGCCCGAAGGGATCGCCGAGGGGGACCGCCTCACCGCCTTCGTCTACCGCCGCGGCGCCGGCCCCCTCGAAGCGACGCTCCGCACGCCGAAGGCCCAGGTCGGGGAATTTGCCTTTCTGGAAGTCCGGGAGACGGCACCCTTCGGCGCTTTTCTCGACTGGGGGCTGGCCAAGGATCTGCTCGTCCCCCTCGCCGAGCAGCCGGAGAAGATGGTGGCGGGGCGCAAATACCTGGTCAAGATCGGCCTCGACAACGAAGGTCGGGTCGTCGGCACCGCCCGCATCGACCGCTGTCTCGAATCGGAGGAGATCCGCCTCGAAGAAGGGGAAGAGGTAGCGCTCCAGGTCCGTTGCATGACCGACCTCGGCGCCAAGATGATCATCAACGATCTCTACGACGGATTGCTCTACAGGGACGAACTCTGGCCGGGAGCGACCGTCGGCGAGCGGCGCACAGGGTATGTGAAAAAAATACGCGCCGACAACAAGATCGATGTCACCCTGCGCCGAAGCGGCGCCGAAGTCACCTCCGAGGCCCGGGAAGCGATCCTGGCGGCTCTAAAAAAGAGCGGCTTTCTCCCCCTGCACGACGGCAGTTCCCCCGAAGAGATCCGCAGCCGGTTGGGGATGAGCAAGAAGACCTTCAAAAAGGCCCTCGGCGCCCTTTACCGGGAAAAGCTCGTCGACCTCGGCAGCGACGGCACCCGCCTCAGGAATCACTGA